TGGTGGGCTTGGAATTTGCCCCATGCCCTTGGGTCACCTCGTGCGGCCGAAAGGTTCGAGGGCCGCGACAATATTTTCAGCCGGGAGCTTCGCGGCCGGCCGGCGGCTTGCGGTCGGGGCGGGTCATGCCAAGACCAGGAAATCAGCCAAGAAGCCGACCAAGCATCCGACCAAGAATCCGACCAAGAAAAAACCCCGGTCTTGCGACCGGGGCCAAGGCGGGGAACGGGAGGAATGCCAGGCGAGAAACTGTTCAATAGCCGCAGATGTTGACGGTGCGCCGGACCAGGCCGTAGGGCGTGTCGACCCAGCGGTAACGGTAGCAATCGGACGCGATCACCGCGCCGCCGACCAGGCCGAGGCCGATCCAGCGGCCGCCGCGCCAGTGGCCATGACGGTGACCGAAGTGACGGTGACCGTGGAAATGACGGTGACCATGGAAATGTCCGCCATGGCGCAGGCCGCCGCCATGAAAGCCGCCGCCGCGGAAACCACCGCCGCCGCCGCGGAAACCGCGAGCCTCGGCATCACCAATGGCAAACAATCCCAGGCCGGCAATGGCGGTGGCGGCGAGAGCGAGTGTCTTGAGAGAGGTCATGAGACTTGATCCTTGGGTTCGTGAGGTCGCCCTCGTGCTCATGGGTGACGCGGGGTGGCCCGAAGGTTCATGGGACTTTTAAATAAATCGCCGCCGGTCCTGCCGGCCTCGGCGAGGCCAATCGCCGGGCGGCGCCGGTGCTCACCTATCGGAAAGGGAACGGTCAACCATTTCCCCGGCAAATCGCGACAATTGACCGTATTTCTACAACCGAATTAGCCCTGCGTTCACGCTTGCCGCCCAGTCTCTCAGGCGGGGCGGACGTGGACAGGCGGTCGGGCTATGACGAGCCAGCGGAAGATCACGGCCGACGATATTGCGAAAGCGGCATCGGTCAGGCGCTGGGATCTGGCATTTCCAGACAAGATCGAACAGCGCTTCGAAGCCGATACCGCGCCGCGCCGTGCCCGGGTGCTCGCCGCCGTCGCGATCCGGACGGTCGTCGTCTACAACGTCTTCCTGGTTGGCGACGCCCTGCTGGTGCCCGACACGATCGGGCTCAGCCTGATCGTGCATCTCATGCTGGTCACGCCCTGGCTCATCGTCGCCGCGGCGTTGTTCCGCCGCGCTCTGACGCCGCGCCAGCGCAACCTCATGATATTGAGCATTCCGCTGACCATCGTCGCCGGCATCCTCTGGGTGTTCATGGCCTCGCACAGCCCGCTGGCCAGCCACTACCAATATTTCGTCGTGCTGGTCGTCATGTATGCGAATTCGGCCATGCGGCCGTCCTTCGGTTATGCGCTGACCGTCTCGGCGACCATCGTGATCGCCCATGGGCTGGCCTGCGTGCTGCACCCGGACATGCCGGCGGCCGCGAGCGTCACGGCCTCATTCGGCCTGCTGGTGACCATTGGCGTGACGCTGATCGCCAATTATTACATCGAGCGCGACCTCAGGCGGCTTTATCTCCTGCGCCTGAAGGACAATCTCGCCGCCGAGAGCCTGCAGCGGACCGCCGACGACCTGACCCGCATGTCCCATGTCGATGCGCTGACCGGCCTCGCCAATCGCCGCGGCGTCGACAACCGGGTCGCGGCGCTGTTCGCCGGATCACCGGCGGCCTTGCGTCCCTTCGCCGTGCTGATGATCGATGTCGACCATTTCAAGGGTTTCAACGACCAGTATGGCCATCCCGCCGGCGACCGCTGCCTGACCCTGATCGGCGCGGCGGTGCGCGGCGCCTTGCGCGACAACGCCGATATTCTCGGCCGCTACGGCGGCGAGGAATTTGTCGCCATTCTGCCCGACGCCGATCTCATCGACGGCATCAGAGCGGCCGAACGGATGCGCCGGGCGGTCGAGCGCCTCGGCGTTCCGCATGCGCGTTCGGAGGTCGGCTGCGTCACGCTGAGTGTCGGCGTCGGCACCGGTTCGCTCGGTGATGCGGCAAGCCTGACCGCCGCCATCGTTGCGGCCGATGCCGCGCTTTACGAGGCCAAGGCCGCCGGCCGCAACCGGATCCGGCCGGCCTTGCCGGGCCGGCTGCCCGAGGGCAAACCGGCGCAGGCGGCCTGACCGG
This portion of the Phreatobacter stygius genome encodes:
- a CDS encoding GGDEF domain-containing protein, which codes for MTSQRKITADDIAKAASVRRWDLAFPDKIEQRFEADTAPRRARVLAAVAIRTVVVYNVFLVGDALLVPDTIGLSLIVHLMLVTPWLIVAAALFRRALTPRQRNLMILSIPLTIVAGILWVFMASHSPLASHYQYFVVLVVMYANSAMRPSFGYALTVSATIVIAHGLACVLHPDMPAAASVTASFGLLVTIGVTLIANYYIERDLRRLYLLRLKDNLAAESLQRTADDLTRMSHVDALTGLANRRGVDNRVAALFAGSPAALRPFAVLMIDVDHFKGFNDQYGHPAGDRCLTLIGAAVRGALRDNADILGRYGGEEFVAILPDADLIDGIRAAERMRRAVERLGVPHARSEVGCVTLSVGVGTGSLGDAASLTAAIVAADAALYEAKAAGRNRIRPALPGRLPEGKPAQAA